In a genomic window of Bemisia tabaci chromosome 1, PGI_BMITA_v3:
- the LOC109038927 gene encoding uncharacterized protein: MLELSEGNILETQDHRLLIAINNTHYVSATKCGKNHVDISISNKSDSHTEVKLIGVKSDSKWSSAKRVALAKRMSGRLYPYAKVSLCRVEDYMKYIVHGTTTNSSTCPLKRNLRDVKINAIESPDFYLEDGNGKKVVVDKLPKN; this comes from the exons ATGCTAGAGCTTAGCGAAGGGAACATCTTGGAGACGCAAGATCACCGCCTATTAATAGCAATCAATAATACTCACTATGTATCGGCCACAAAGTGTGGCAAAAATCACGTTGACATATCCATTTCGAACAAAAGCGATTCACACACAGAG GTAAAACTAATTGGAGTCAAATCAGACTCCAAATGGAGCTCAGCCAAGCGAGTAGCTCTGGCGAAGAGAATGTCAGGAAGGTTGTACCCTTACGCAAAAGTATCTTTGTGTCGTGTTGAAGATTATATGAAGTACATTGTGCACGGAACAACCACGAATTCCTCGACCTGCCCGCTCAAAAGGAACTTAAGGGATGTGAAAATCAACGCTATCGAATCCCCAGATTTTTACTTGGAGGACGGTAATGGTAAAAAAGTGGTCGTGGATAAACTA